A part of Pseudoalteromonas arctica A 37-1-2 genomic DNA contains:
- the tviB gene encoding Vi polysaccharide biosynthesis UDP-N-acetylglucosamine C-6 dehydrogenase TviB, with protein sequence MHDSLTDLKIGIIGLGYVGLPLAVEFGKKFPVTGFDINQGRIAQLQAGHDSTLEVSDDELKESPELNFSYTVSDLESCNVYIVTVPTPIDAHKQPDLTPLIKASEMLGKVVKKGDIIIYESTVYPGATEEACLPVVERVSGLVFNKDFFAGYSPERINPGDKEHRVTNILKVTSGSNPEIAEKVDQLYKSVITAGTHKASSIRVAEAAKVIENTQRDVNIALINELSIIFNKLGIDTLEVLEAAGTKWNFLPFRPGLVGGHCIGVDPYYLTHKAQSVGYHPEMILAGRRLNDGMGKHVVSELVKNMLKKRIHVDGANVLIMGLTFKENCPDLRNTKVVDIVSELKEYNINVDIVDPWCSNDEAQREYGLSLTIERKKNNYDAIILAVGHNEFKEMGAEQIRALGKAEHVLYDLKYVLPKQSVDIRL encoded by the coding sequence ATGCACGATTCATTAACGGACCTAAAAATTGGCATTATAGGATTAGGTTATGTAGGCCTCCCATTAGCAGTTGAGTTTGGCAAGAAATTTCCAGTAACAGGCTTTGATATTAACCAAGGTCGAATTGCACAATTACAAGCAGGCCACGACTCTACACTTGAAGTAAGTGATGATGAACTTAAAGAGTCTCCAGAACTTAATTTCTCTTATACAGTGTCAGACCTTGAAAGCTGTAATGTATATATTGTTACCGTACCAACTCCTATTGACGCACATAAACAGCCAGACTTAACACCACTAATCAAAGCCAGTGAAATGTTAGGTAAAGTGGTTAAAAAAGGCGACATAATCATTTATGAGTCAACGGTATACCCAGGCGCAACAGAAGAAGCGTGCTTGCCAGTAGTTGAGCGTGTATCAGGCCTTGTATTTAATAAAGACTTTTTTGCCGGCTACTCACCAGAGCGTATAAACCCAGGCGATAAAGAGCACCGCGTAACTAACATATTAAAAGTTACGAGTGGATCGAATCCAGAAATAGCTGAAAAAGTTGATCAACTTTATAAATCAGTAATTACGGCCGGCACACATAAAGCGAGCTCTATTAGAGTGGCTGAAGCTGCAAAAGTAATTGAGAACACGCAACGCGATGTAAATATAGCTTTAATTAATGAGTTATCAATTATTTTTAATAAGTTAGGTATCGACACGCTTGAAGTGTTAGAAGCGGCTGGCACTAAATGGAACTTTTTACCATTTCGTCCAGGATTAGTTGGCGGACATTGTATTGGTGTTGATCCGTATTACTTAACTCATAAAGCACAAAGCGTAGGTTACCACCCAGAAATGATTTTAGCCGGCCGTCGCTTAAATGATGGTATGGGTAAACATGTGGTGTCGGAACTAGTTAAAAATATGCTTAAAAAGCGTATCCATGTAGATGGCGCAAATGTACTGATAATGGGTTTAACCTTTAAAGAAAACTGCCCAGACTTACGTAATACAAAAGTGGTCGATATTGTTAGCGAGCTTAAAGAATACAATATTAATGTGGATATAGTCGATCCATGGTGCTCAAACGATGAAGCACAGCGCGAATACGGTTTAAGCCTAACCATAGAGCGCAAAAAAAATAACTACGATGCAATTATTCTTGCTGTCGGCCATAACGAATTTAAAGAAATGGGCGCAGAGCAAATTCGTGCATTAGGCAAAGCAGAACACGTACTTTACGACTTAAAGTACGTACTACCAAAACAGAGCGTAGATATACGTTTGTAA
- a CDS encoding NAD-dependent epimerase/dehydratase family protein — translation MTRYEQIKVELLSSPKTWLVTGVAGFIGSNLLEHLLKLNQKVVGLDNFATGHQHNLDEVKGLVTAEQWQGFNFIEGDIRNYQDCETALANNGEDVDYVLHQAALGSVPRSIADPVTTNAANITGFLNMLQAAKEANVKSFTYAASSSTYGDHPALPKVEENIGNPLSPYAVTKYVNELYAGVYAKTYGFKTIGLRYFNVFGQRQDPNGAYAAVIPKWTADMIKGEDVFINGDGETSRDFCFIENTVQMNILAATATDQAKNQVYNVAVGGRTSLNQLFHAIKAGLNDNGISYPQEPTYRDFRAGDVRHSQADVSKAVNKLGYAPEYKILQGISKAMPWYKKLLG, via the coding sequence ATGACTCGTTACGAACAAATTAAAGTAGAACTACTTTCTTCTCCTAAAACCTGGTTAGTGACAGGTGTTGCTGGTTTTATTGGCTCAAACCTTTTAGAGCATTTATTAAAATTAAATCAAAAAGTAGTGGGGCTTGATAACTTTGCAACGGGTCATCAGCATAACCTTGATGAAGTAAAAGGTTTAGTAACTGCAGAGCAGTGGCAAGGTTTTAATTTTATCGAAGGTGATATTCGTAATTACCAAGATTGCGAAACAGCATTAGCTAATAACGGTGAAGATGTCGATTACGTATTACATCAAGCGGCTCTTGGCTCAGTACCACGCTCAATAGCAGATCCCGTAACAACTAATGCTGCGAATATCACTGGTTTTTTAAATATGCTACAAGCAGCTAAAGAAGCTAACGTTAAAAGCTTTACTTATGCTGCAAGTAGCTCCACATACGGTGATCACCCTGCACTGCCAAAAGTAGAAGAAAATATAGGTAATCCACTATCGCCTTATGCCGTAACTAAATACGTAAATGAGCTATATGCGGGGGTCTATGCAAAAACCTACGGCTTTAAAACAATTGGCTTACGTTATTTTAATGTGTTTGGTCAACGTCAAGATCCTAACGGAGCTTATGCAGCAGTAATTCCTAAATGGACTGCTGACATGATCAAAGGTGAAGATGTATTCATTAATGGTGATGGTGAAACAAGCCGTGATTTCTGTTTCATTGAAAATACAGTACAAATGAATATACTTGCTGCAACTGCAACTGATCAAGCTAAGAACCAAGTCTACAATGTTGCGGTAGGAGGTAGGACCTCACTCAATCAATTGTTCCATGCAATAAAAGCTGGACTTAATGATAACGGTATTAGCTACCCTCAAGAGCCAACCTATCGTGACTTTAGAGCTGGTGATGTACGGCATTCTCAGGCGGATGTAAGTAAAGCCGTTAATAAATTAGGTTACGCACCAGAATACAAAATATTACAGGGCATTAGTAAAGCAATGCCTTGGTATAAGAAGTTATTAGGTTGA
- a CDS encoding oligosaccharide flippase family protein translates to MRLISLLKTKDGKVLIENFLSLSVLQIVTMLLPLITLPYVLCVLGYENYGLIALATALIIYFQAIVDYSFKVTAVRDVATHRNSPNKLNLIYSRVMIIKLAFLLLSLATIMLIVSLYPPFYKEKELFLYASLSLVGFALFPEWFFQGIEKMKYITLINVVIKIFFTLSIFIFIKEKGDYAFYSLLASAGVLFSGVIGQWILYKKYKIKFIAPPLKSIKKIIIKNFPIFINQFVPNLYNNSTSLLLGLFVNIETLGIYSAIRIIIDLCVMLLSIVSRVFFPFINRKKDAFKMYRNLMFILVTFGLLILFASSNLIFWYLNLNHPLALPTFLLMGLSILGFVAYDIYGLNYFIIKRQDKLVMKNTIFCSLIAFAFSLPLIYFYGIIGASLTLVIGRFLMGGTLMYQYVKVKKY, encoded by the coding sequence ATGAGATTAATATCACTGCTTAAAACAAAAGATGGGAAGGTTTTAATAGAAAATTTCTTATCTTTATCTGTATTGCAAATTGTAACGATGTTGTTGCCATTAATTACTTTACCTTATGTCTTATGTGTTTTAGGTTATGAAAACTATGGCCTTATAGCTTTAGCTACAGCATTAATTATTTATTTTCAGGCAATCGTTGATTATAGCTTTAAGGTCACTGCGGTTAGGGATGTAGCTACTCACAGGAATAGTCCTAATAAACTTAACCTAATTTATAGTCGGGTTATGATTATTAAGCTTGCTTTTTTATTGTTATCGTTGGCTACGATAATGCTTATTGTCAGCTTATATCCTCCTTTTTATAAAGAGAAAGAGCTTTTTTTATATGCTTCGCTTTCTTTGGTAGGCTTTGCTTTGTTCCCTGAGTGGTTTTTTCAGGGAATTGAAAAAATGAAATACATCACACTCATTAATGTCGTTATAAAAATATTCTTTACCTTAAGTATATTTATCTTTATTAAAGAAAAAGGTGATTATGCTTTTTATTCACTTTTAGCAAGTGCGGGAGTTTTATTTTCAGGAGTTATTGGGCAATGGATTTTATATAAAAAATATAAAATTAAGTTTATAGCGCCGCCTTTAAAAAGTATAAAAAAAATTATTATTAAAAACTTCCCTATTTTTATTAATCAATTTGTGCCTAATTTATATAATAATAGCACATCATTGTTACTTGGGTTATTCGTTAATATAGAAACTTTAGGTATTTATAGCGCGATAAGAATAATAATAGATCTGTGTGTAATGTTATTAAGTATAGTATCTCGGGTTTTTTTTCCATTTATAAATCGTAAAAAAGATGCATTTAAGATGTACCGAAATTTAATGTTTATTTTAGTTACTTTTGGTTTATTAATATTGTTTGCGTCAAGCAATTTAATTTTTTGGTATTTAAACCTGAATCACCCTCTGGCTTTACCTACATTTTTATTAATGGGGTTAAGTATTCTTGGCTTTGTTGCTTATGATATCTATGGGCTTAATTACTTTATTATTAAGAGACAAGACAAACTGGTGATGAAAAATACTATTTTTTGCTCATTGATTGCTTTTGCTTTTTCGCTGCCATTAATTTATTTCTATGGGATTATTGGGGCATCATTAACGCTAGTTATTGGGCGATTTTTAATGGGGGGGACTTTGATGTACCAGTATGTAAAGGTTAAAAAATATTAA
- a CDS encoding ATP-grasp domain-containing protein, with translation MKIAIHHRENSFSKPWISFCKNNSIDYKIVNAYDDNIIEQLQGCDAFMWHHHHGQFKDVITAKRILFSLEQTGIKVFPNFNTGWHFDDKVAQKYLLEAIGAPLVPSYVFYDKKEATTWAKAVSYPKVFKLKGGAGATNVKLVRNEKESIKLINKAFGKGFEQFDRIGNLKDRFNKFRDGKDTFAGILKGVARLFVLTEYARLQGPEKEYVYFQEFIPNNSFDIRVIVIGDKAFAIKRLVRPDDFRASGSGSIEYDHSTIDLRCLEVAFDVNKKLNAQCLAYDFIFDYDNKPLIVEISYGFAMNGYIDCPGYWSRDLNWHKSEIQPYAWMVEELVNKDEG, from the coding sequence ATGAAAATAGCAATACACCATAGAGAGAATAGCTTTTCTAAGCCTTGGATCTCTTTTTGTAAAAATAATAGTATTGATTATAAGATTGTTAATGCTTATGACGATAATATTATTGAACAATTGCAAGGCTGCGATGCTTTTATGTGGCATCACCATCACGGTCAATTTAAGGATGTGATCACAGCAAAAAGAATATTATTTTCTTTAGAGCAGACCGGCATTAAGGTTTTCCCTAATTTCAATACAGGTTGGCATTTTGATGACAAAGTTGCACAGAAATACTTGCTTGAAGCTATCGGCGCACCATTAGTTCCTAGTTATGTTTTCTATGATAAGAAAGAGGCAACGACTTGGGCTAAGGCTGTTTCTTATCCTAAAGTTTTTAAATTGAAAGGCGGTGCAGGGGCTACCAATGTTAAATTGGTTAGAAATGAAAAGGAGTCGATTAAATTAATTAACAAAGCCTTTGGTAAAGGGTTCGAGCAGTTTGACCGTATTGGAAACTTAAAAGACCGCTTCAATAAATTTAGGGACGGTAAAGATACTTTCGCAGGCATCTTAAAAGGAGTTGCTAGATTATTTGTGTTGACAGAATATGCTAGGCTCCAAGGCCCTGAAAAAGAGTATGTATATTTTCAAGAATTTATACCAAATAATAGCTTCGATATTCGAGTGATTGTCATCGGAGATAAAGCATTTGCCATAAAACGACTAGTCAGGCCTGATGATTTCAGAGCGTCAGGCAGTGGTAGTATTGAATATGATCATTCAACAATAGATCTACGCTGCTTGGAAGTCGCTTTTGATGTGAATAAAAAATTAAATGCACAGTGCTTAGCTTATGATTTTATTTTTGATTACGACAATAAACCTCTGATAGTGGAAATCAGTTATGGCTTTGCTATGAATGGCTACATTGACTGCCCAGGTTACTGGAGTAGAGATTTAAATTGGCATAAGTCAGAAATCCAACCTTATGCGTGGATGGTTGAAGAATTAGTTAATAAAGATGAAGGTTAG
- a CDS encoding glycosyltransferase, whose protein sequence is MNKKKLCIIVPTLKMGGMERVVCLLSNYSVANGFHVSIICLLKSKVAYELDDRVDVIQPKFDYKAGLMGKAKVFFYLTSALLKIKPTVALSFSEVFNPLSIISSRISNVPIYISDRSNPHVNLRSIIQLLRKFIYPFAAGMIAQTQTAKSVALEKKYNKNIAVIANPLRQIEESNIPVNKNIIISVGRLIATKNFSELIDIFSEVDSMKSWELWILGDGPEKNVLQGQINSNGLGDHVKLIGAVKNVDDYLSQATIFAFTSVSEGFPNALSEAIAYPLACIAYNCPAGPSDLIRDNENGFLIPLGDKECYKIHLNTLMINASTRKRIISDYELHREKYHIDNISIKYLSFLFD, encoded by the coding sequence TTGAATAAAAAGAAATTATGCATAATCGTTCCTACCTTAAAGATGGGAGGCATGGAAAGAGTCGTTTGCTTATTATCAAATTATTCGGTTGCAAATGGCTTTCATGTATCAATTATTTGTCTTTTAAAAAGTAAGGTTGCATATGAATTAGACGATAGAGTTGATGTGATTCAACCTAAATTTGACTATAAAGCAGGCTTGATGGGAAAGGCTAAGGTTTTTTTCTATTTAACTTCTGCTCTTTTAAAAATAAAACCAACGGTGGCACTCTCTTTTAGTGAAGTTTTCAACCCCTTGTCTATAATTAGTTCTAGAATATCAAATGTTCCAATATATATATCTGATAGAAGTAATCCACATGTAAATCTTCGGTCTATCATACAGTTATTGCGTAAGTTCATATATCCATTTGCTGCTGGTATGATCGCTCAAACTCAAACAGCTAAAAGTGTTGCTTTAGAAAAAAAATATAATAAAAATATTGCGGTAATAGCCAACCCATTAAGGCAAATAGAAGAAAGCAATATTCCTGTGAATAAAAATATAATTATTTCTGTTGGAAGGTTGATAGCAACAAAAAATTTCTCCGAACTTATTGATATTTTCTCTGAAGTAGATTCGATGAAATCATGGGAATTATGGATATTAGGTGATGGCCCTGAAAAAAATGTTTTACAAGGTCAGATCAATAGTAATGGTCTTGGTGACCATGTTAAACTCATAGGTGCAGTTAAAAATGTTGATGATTACTTGTCACAAGCAACTATATTCGCTTTTACGTCAGTCTCAGAAGGTTTTCCAAATGCTTTAAGTGAAGCAATAGCATACCCCCTCGCTTGTATTGCTTATAACTGTCCTGCAGGACCAAGTGATTTAATTCGTGATAACGAGAATGGCTTTTTAATTCCGCTTGGTGACAAAGAATGCTATAAAATTCATTTGAACACTTTAATGATAAATGCTTCAACAAGGAAAAGAATTATAAGTGACTATGAACTTCACCGTGAAAAATACCATATAGATAATATATCAATTAAATATTTATCATTTCTATTTGATTGA
- a CDS encoding EpsG family protein → MAPYFIVLFFVVVIAYFGNKYGSRGVEYICVGLILSVLTLFGGLRNYTVGTDTGTYLKHLGRMGSFDDVWKSTEIGYNFLMFLSKSLSDNFASLLLLIAAIVVLCYVLTIVRMTQRYETAIFLFITLGTYTFFFNGARQGIAAGICFLAIPWLLERKPKVYFTLIVLAFTFHHTALIAAPIYFLARPYIGRTQILTVIGGTVIMTLFLATFVRFATVYLGDQYSTYAVVTSGGGHLTVAFLVTQGCLLYMARSIAISPNGYYSRLLNIYLLGLIPVVAGVVSNVNPSGIIRLHLYFSTTAILLWPMVFLGLSKFKIRSLISYVFFIVCLLYFFMNTSTFSNLTPYQLNSTLFDW, encoded by the coding sequence ATGGCTCCTTATTTTATCGTACTTTTTTTCGTAGTTGTTATTGCCTATTTTGGCAATAAATATGGCAGTAGAGGTGTAGAGTATATATGTGTAGGACTAATACTTTCAGTTCTGACACTTTTTGGAGGTTTACGTAATTATACTGTTGGAACTGATACTGGTACTTACTTAAAACACCTTGGAAGAATGGGGTCTTTTGATGATGTATGGAAATCGACTGAGATTGGTTATAATTTTCTTATGTTCTTGTCAAAAAGTCTATCTGATAATTTCGCAAGCCTATTATTACTGATTGCGGCAATTGTTGTGCTTTGTTATGTTTTGACTATTGTACGAATGACTCAACGCTATGAAACTGCCATATTTCTATTCATAACGCTTGGTACCTATACTTTCTTTTTTAATGGTGCTAGACAGGGGATTGCCGCAGGAATTTGTTTTTTGGCCATTCCATGGCTACTAGAGAGAAAGCCGAAAGTATACTTTACTTTAATAGTTTTAGCTTTTACGTTTCACCATACCGCATTAATAGCTGCTCCAATTTATTTTTTAGCCAGACCTTACATCGGACGAACACAAATATTAACTGTTATAGGTGGAACAGTTATTATGACGCTATTTTTAGCTACTTTTGTTAGATTCGCTACGGTTTATTTAGGTGATCAATATTCTACTTATGCGGTTGTTACATCTGGCGGTGGGCACTTAACTGTTGCTTTTCTTGTTACTCAAGGTTGTTTACTTTATATGGCTAGGAGTATAGCAATAAGTCCTAATGGTTACTATTCTCGATTACTCAATATATACTTGTTAGGGTTGATACCAGTTGTTGCCGGCGTAGTATCAAATGTAAATCCATCAGGAATCATTCGGTTACATTTATATTTCAGCACAACTGCTATCTTACTCTGGCCAATGGTTTTTCTGGGACTTAGTAAGTTTAAAATACGAAGTCTTATATCGTATGTATTTTTTATTGTTTGTTTGTTGTACTTCTTTATGAATACATCAACATTCAGTAATTTAACACCTTACCAACTGAACTCAACTCTATTTGATTGGTAA
- a CDS encoding glycosyltransferase, with amino-acid sequence MVRITVIMGIYNCETTLSEAIDSLLEQTIPDWQLIMCDDGSIDGTFMIAEEYAKAHSNISLITNDKNKGLAATLNHCLEFVNTQFTARMDGDDVCSPDRFEKQLNFLNKNPDYALVSTAMNLFNESGVFGKVNPKFKPTKIDFIYGTPHCHAPMMMHTSVLREIGGYDSSLKRAQDYDLWSKFYQAGYLGVNLKEPLYSMRDDQAATTRRSFKVRLLEVKLRYRVFKRLDIPLRYRVLIFQPLVKALIPSYLITKARKIIYKV; translated from the coding sequence ATGGTGAGAATAACTGTGATTATGGGAATTTATAATTGCGAGACTACTTTGTCTGAGGCAATCGATTCATTATTAGAACAAACAATTCCAGACTGGCAATTAATAATGTGTGATGATGGTTCGATAGATGGTACGTTCATGATCGCAGAAGAATATGCTAAAGCCCATTCTAATATCTCGTTAATAACAAATGATAAAAATAAGGGGTTGGCTGCTACTCTTAATCATTGTTTAGAGTTTGTAAATACTCAGTTTACTGCAAGAATGGATGGTGATGATGTTTGTAGTCCCGATAGGTTTGAGAAACAGTTAAACTTTTTAAATAAAAACCCAGACTACGCATTAGTCAGTACAGCTATGAACTTATTTAATGAAAGTGGTGTGTTTGGAAAGGTTAATCCTAAATTTAAGCCAACTAAAATCGATTTTATTTATGGCACACCACATTGTCACGCTCCAATGATGATGCATACATCTGTACTGCGAGAAATTGGGGGGTATGACAGTTCACTTAAACGGGCTCAAGATTATGATCTTTGGTCGAAATTTTATCAAGCTGGCTATTTGGGAGTTAACTTAAAAGAGCCGTTGTACTCTATGAGAGATGATCAGGCTGCTACTACTAGAAGAAGTTTTAAAGTAAGATTATTAGAAGTGAAATTAAGGTATAGAGTTTTTAAAAGACTGGATATCCCTTTGCGTTATAGAGTATTAATTTTTCAGCCTTTAGTAAAAGCTCTGATACCAAGCTATCTTATAACTAAAGCAAGAAAAATCATCTATAAAGTGTAA
- a CDS encoding glycosyltransferase — MKKSIAILVTTPLTVNSFMLDHIRELTKLYQVTIIANKNLGILSDDIDVSFIHLPMKREISLVNDLVCIARLILIINNSNFSAVHTITPKAALCGMVSSFICRTKNRFHTYTGQVWVTRTGLFRQLLILIDKLVFKLSTHVLVDSPSQKSFLLTHNIITNKGATVLGKGSISGVNISKFEFSQTDKKEIRSKFDIPQDAFVLLFLGRLCKDKGIDELLEAYTKNNKAGSDAYLLLVGPNESEYNEQFFNEFKNNKIKVVGLTNNPNQYFSAADVLVLPSYREGFGTTILEAAANGIPAIASNIYGLSDAVVDNETGLLHELKHKGELAEHMAKLEADRALTKRLGQQANERVNNSFSSEYLTSELVSFYKENVGV; from the coding sequence ATGAAAAAATCAATCGCAATTTTAGTTACAACTCCCCTAACTGTTAATAGCTTTATGCTCGACCATATACGTGAGCTAACTAAGTTATATCAAGTTACTATAATTGCGAACAAGAATCTTGGAATTTTATCTGATGATATTGATGTGAGTTTTATTCATTTGCCAATGAAGCGTGAAATCTCGTTAGTTAATGATTTAGTATGTATTGCAAGGCTTATACTTATTATTAATAACAGCAACTTTTCTGCTGTTCATACTATTACACCTAAAGCCGCTTTGTGTGGGATGGTATCATCCTTTATTTGTCGTACCAAAAATAGGTTTCATACCTATACAGGCCAAGTGTGGGTAACAAGAACAGGATTGTTCAGACAACTCTTGATTCTTATTGATAAATTAGTCTTCAAGTTGTCTACTCATGTATTAGTCGATAGTCCATCTCAAAAGAGCTTTCTATTAACTCATAATATTATTACTAATAAAGGAGCTACTGTTCTTGGTAAGGGCTCTATTTCAGGTGTAAATATATCTAAATTTGAATTTAGCCAAACGGATAAAAAAGAAATTAGGAGTAAGTTTGATATACCACAAGATGCTTTCGTGTTGCTTTTTCTTGGGCGTTTATGTAAAGACAAAGGTATAGATGAATTATTAGAAGCTTATACTAAAAATAATAAAGCAGGTTCTGATGCTTATTTATTATTAGTTGGCCCTAATGAGAGTGAATATAATGAACAATTTTTTAATGAGTTTAAAAATAATAAGATTAAAGTTGTAGGTTTGACAAATAACCCAAATCAATATTTCAGCGCTGCAGATGTATTAGTGCTACCTAGTTATCGTGAGGGTTTTGGTACAACTATTCTTGAAGCTGCTGCAAATGGTATCCCTGCGATAGCGAGTAACATATATGGTTTATCTGATGCTGTTGTTGATAATGAAACGGGGTTATTGCATGAGCTTAAACATAAAGGTGAACTCGCAGAACATATGGCAAAATTAGAAGCAGATAGAGCATTGACAAAAAGACTAGGACAACAAGCTAATGAACGAGTTAATAATAGTTTTTCATCAGAATATTTAACTTCTGAACTAGTAAGCTTTTACAAGGAGAATGTTGGTGTTTAA
- a CDS encoding sugar transferase: MKRLFDVFVSLFTLITLTPVLMVIAFLVRVKLGSPILFTQDRPGLKGEIFKMMKFRTMLDAVDTNGSQLPDEQRMTSFGSFLRSSSLDELPGLFNVIKGDMSLVGPRPLLVQYLPLYNEVQACRHNVRPGITGWAQVNGRNAISWDQKFKLDVWYVDNQSFLLDMKILLLTVKKVFVREGISADGHVTIEPFKGSNND, translated from the coding sequence ATGAAGAGGCTTTTTGATGTATTCGTCAGCTTATTTACACTAATCACTTTAACTCCAGTACTTATGGTTATTGCGTTTTTAGTTAGAGTTAAACTTGGCTCTCCAATATTATTCACTCAAGATCGTCCCGGTCTTAAGGGGGAGATCTTCAAGATGATGAAATTCCGTACTATGCTTGATGCCGTTGACACAAACGGTAGCCAACTACCAGATGAACAGCGAATGACCTCTTTTGGCAGTTTTTTACGTTCATCTAGCTTAGATGAGCTACCAGGACTTTTTAATGTTATTAAAGGCGATATGAGCTTAGTTGGGCCTAGGCCATTGTTAGTCCAATACCTGCCTTTATATAATGAAGTACAAGCATGTCGTCACAATGTGCGGCCAGGTATTACTGGTTGGGCGCAAGTAAATGGTCGCAATGCCATTAGCTGGGATCAAAAGTTTAAGCTTGATGTTTGGTATGTAGATAACCAAAGCTTTTTACTCGACATGAAAATATTATTATTAACAGTAAAAAAGGTGTTTGTGCGTGAAGGCATAAGTGCTGATGGGCACGTCACTATTGAGCCATTTAAAGGTTCTAATAATGACTAA
- a CDS encoding acetyltransferase, giving the protein MTKNLAIVGASGHGKVIGDIAEQLGYTVIFFDDAYPSKKNIEHWTIHGTCADLIAPNNANTTFGNDVVVAIGNNEIRQEKILLLQQHSFNLITLIHPTAVISPYAAIAQGTVVFAGAVINAFAKVGVGCIINTAAVVEHDCTIDNFTHICPNVALAGGVSVGTKSWVGIGSQVKQLITIGSNCIVGAGSTVVKNTPDNVTAFGSPAVVIKSH; this is encoded by the coding sequence ATGACTAAAAATTTGGCTATAGTTGGTGCTAGCGGTCATGGTAAAGTCATTGGAGATATTGCCGAGCAGTTAGGTTATACCGTTATATTTTTTGATGATGCTTACCCAAGTAAAAAAAACATTGAGCATTGGACTATACACGGTACATGCGCTGATTTAATTGCCCCAAATAATGCTAATACAACATTTGGTAATGATGTGGTCGTTGCTATTGGTAATAACGAAATTCGCCAGGAAAAAATACTGTTATTACAACAGCATAGCTTTAACCTTATTACTTTAATTCACCCAACCGCAGTAATAAGCCCATATGCAGCAATAGCACAGGGCACCGTGGTTTTTGCTGGGGCTGTTATTAATGCTTTTGCCAAAGTTGGTGTTGGTTGTATTATCAATACTGCTGCTGTAGTTGAGCATGATTGCACCATTGATAATTTCACCCATATTTGCCCTAATGTTGCTTTAGCCGGTGGCGTGTCTGTTGGTACTAAAAGCTGGGTTGGTATTGGTAGCCAAGTAAAACAATTAATTACGATTGGTAGTAATTGTATAGTTGGTGCTGGTAGTACAGTTGTAAAAAATACACCTGATAATGTAACAGCGTTTGGCTCTCCCGCTGTTGTAATAAAAAGCCACTAA